From a region of the Aeoliella mucimassa genome:
- a CDS encoding PEP-CTERM sorting domain-containing protein, with amino-acid sequence MKVLHLGKTIARKLGFSTRFASGVASAAILAVGILFAGTADAQVLFTEDFESWTLEDSGFRQSLPYDPAAVWTNTAPAGWTIDNAPEGFTPTPDGGVTEWRGWGFADINWWDNVSGQLRGDFTNSSSYAMIGDGDEWTDLPGGGTMNTKITTSPINIGGYSGDLVLNFDSSWRPYASQTGTIEVSYDNGSSWDEILLFDSTSKPNDAINENLEISLGAVGGETSMQLRFGYLNAGNDWWWAVDNLDVQDSTGSLWSEDFEGLPYGDSVDEVNPGYTENTDVIATTGQNGWVIDNSQNTYTANSANREDFDSWVIIDKDYWNVVPDAGQNRDTQFTAANNDHIAVADGDVSEQGVLNTLLVTPSIPLTSTPAITLSLDESWRPEGSSTAVIEVSYDGGNSWAQVSSRVGDETATYDPEISETRSAFSLVVPGGATEAMFRFGYMNSSNNWWWAIDNIEVSAVATNLTLQVDSDGTATFSNFTPDDAVVVGYSISSESGALRGDQLNALSDKTGYEDWVQLSDDEEAYLLGEGLLLGGTDVLGGVGGFSESLGDIWIAGPYADLKLEVLLSDGSILNADVLFDNTYKFGDFNLDGVVDEGDWPTLRDNQRGSFAGMSQAESYVFGDMDGDGDNDFQDFSLFKQAFDSDQGAGAFAAFLSDQANVPEPSSVLLVTAFAGVGILGLRRRK; translated from the coding sequence ATGAAGGTCTTGCACCTGGGAAAAACCATTGCGCGCAAACTGGGGTTCAGCACCAGGTTTGCTTCCGGTGTTGCCTCGGCAGCCATCTTGGCGGTTGGCATCCTGTTTGCCGGAACCGCGGACGCACAAGTCTTGTTTACCGAGGACTTTGAGTCCTGGACACTCGAAGACTCTGGTTTCCGCCAAAGCCTTCCTTACGACCCGGCAGCCGTCTGGACCAATACCGCACCTGCTGGATGGACGATCGATAACGCGCCGGAAGGGTTTACCCCTACTCCCGATGGCGGCGTGACCGAATGGCGTGGCTGGGGCTTCGCCGACATTAACTGGTGGGACAACGTCTCGGGGCAGCTGCGCGGCGACTTCACCAACTCCAGCAGCTACGCGATGATCGGCGATGGCGACGAGTGGACCGACCTGCCCGGCGGCGGAACCATGAACACCAAGATCACCACTAGTCCGATCAATATCGGTGGCTACTCGGGCGATTTGGTACTGAACTTCGACTCCAGCTGGCGTCCCTACGCCTCGCAAACCGGTACCATCGAAGTGAGCTACGACAATGGCTCGAGCTGGGACGAAATCCTGCTGTTCGACAGCACCAGCAAGCCAAACGACGCCATTAATGAGAACCTGGAGATCTCGCTCGGCGCGGTAGGTGGTGAGACTAGCATGCAGCTTCGTTTTGGCTACTTGAACGCTGGGAACGACTGGTGGTGGGCGGTCGATAATCTTGATGTGCAAGACTCTACTGGCTCGCTGTGGAGCGAAGACTTCGAGGGACTTCCCTACGGTGACAGCGTCGATGAGGTGAATCCCGGCTATACCGAGAACACGGATGTGATTGCCACCACTGGCCAAAATGGCTGGGTAATCGATAACTCGCAAAACACTTATACGGCTAACTCGGCCAATCGCGAAGACTTCGATAGCTGGGTGATTATCGACAAAGACTATTGGAACGTCGTCCCCGACGCTGGTCAGAATCGCGACACGCAGTTTACCGCTGCAAACAACGATCACATCGCCGTGGCCGATGGCGACGTTAGCGAGCAAGGAGTACTCAACACGCTGCTGGTGACTCCCTCGATTCCCCTTACATCGACTCCCGCCATCACGCTGAGCCTCGACGAAAGCTGGCGCCCCGAAGGCAGCAGCACCGCGGTGATCGAAGTAAGCTACGATGGCGGCAACTCTTGGGCGCAGGTCTCCTCTCGTGTGGGCGACGAAACCGCGACTTACGATCCCGAAATCTCGGAGACTCGTTCGGCGTTCTCGCTTGTGGTGCCTGGTGGTGCAACCGAGGCGATGTTCCGCTTTGGCTACATGAACTCCAGTAACAACTGGTGGTGGGCCATCGATAACATCGAGGTCAGCGCGGTCGCAACCAATTTGACTTTGCAGGTCGACAGCGACGGAACGGCCACCTTCTCCAACTTCACCCCCGATGATGCGGTGGTGGTTGGCTACAGCATTAGCTCCGAGTCGGGCGCGTTGCGTGGCGATCAGCTCAATGCCTTGTCCGACAAGACCGGCTACGAAGACTGGGTGCAACTCTCCGACGACGAAGAAGCCTACCTGCTAGGCGAAGGCTTGCTGCTCGGTGGCACCGATGTGCTCGGTGGAGTCGGAGGGTTCTCCGAATCGCTCGGGGACATTTGGATCGCTGGCCCTTACGCCGACTTGAAGCTGGAGGTCTTGCTGTCGGATGGCAGCATCTTGAATGCCGATGTGCTTTTCGACAACACCTACAAGTTCGGCGACTTCAACCTCGATGGCGTCGTGGACGAAGGAGACTGGCCAACCCTGCGTGACAATCAACGTGGCAGCTTCGCTGGGATGTCGCAAGCCGAATCGTATGTGTTCGGCGACATGGACGGCGACGGCGACAACGACTTCCAGGACTTCAGCCTCTTCAAGCAGGCGTTTGATAGCGATCAAGGGGCCGGCGCCTTTGCTGCATTCCTCAGCGATCAGGCGAATGTTCCCGAACCAAGCTCCGTGCTCCTCGTTACCGCATTCGCCGGCGTTGGCATCCTAGGCCTTCGCCGCCGCAAGTAG
- a CDS encoding PEP-CTERM sorting domain-containing protein, which produces MKIRNLAAGVARQLGRAVTSTVATTGAAILAGGILFSGQADGQILVNQNFEDLTLTAGDPSYTNVIPGWTRDNSGMSAPSTNLAYDGGTAMNRFEWESQQGNQLGRNDTGFLQGNNALIFDGDAWDDFADGDQLGFNSYWSTTVDVSSVPAGALAVDFSYEFASYESQQGLVQVSFDGGTNYQTILDLDSEVTGDNILSGAKVTYVEGSDFTNRTSNNMTLRIGMIDADNDWWFAVDNVLVGEVNEVAGYYTLSLQVSDSGEMAIVNTSQDTVYFDYYEITSEAGSLDLANWTSLQESGLAGTGGNGTGNGWEEGGNLSDSALSELFLQGATSLAPGESLSLGAAYDGPTEDLEFTFGRYGQIELVTPDGDYNDDGVVDMQDYDAWKSAFGTSDAATDGNGDGTVNLADYTIWRDNLGAEGGMSPVGYSTLSDGFVHYLPSGVSAVSATNVPEPGTSVLLIGLATLAGGTVVRRRF; this is translated from the coding sequence ATGAAGATTCGCAATCTCGCGGCCGGCGTGGCTCGGCAACTTGGTCGGGCTGTGACTTCGACCGTTGCGACCACCGGAGCGGCAATTCTGGCGGGCGGCATCCTGTTCAGCGGCCAGGCAGATGGCCAGATTCTCGTTAACCAGAACTTTGAAGACCTAACCCTCACCGCGGGTGATCCCAGCTACACCAATGTGATCCCTGGCTGGACTCGCGACAACAGCGGCATGTCGGCCCCCAGCACCAACTTGGCCTACGATGGCGGTACTGCCATGAATCGGTTCGAGTGGGAGTCGCAACAAGGCAACCAACTTGGGCGGAACGACACCGGATTCCTGCAAGGCAATAATGCCTTGATCTTCGATGGCGACGCCTGGGACGATTTTGCCGATGGCGATCAACTGGGTTTCAACTCCTACTGGTCGACCACGGTCGATGTGTCGAGCGTTCCAGCCGGTGCACTCGCGGTCGACTTCTCCTACGAGTTCGCTTCGTATGAATCGCAACAAGGTCTCGTGCAAGTCTCCTTCGACGGAGGAACCAACTACCAGACCATCCTCGATCTTGATTCGGAGGTTACTGGCGACAACATCTTGTCGGGTGCCAAGGTGACTTACGTCGAAGGTTCCGACTTCACCAACCGCACTTCGAACAACATGACCCTTCGCATCGGCATGATCGATGCCGACAACGACTGGTGGTTTGCGGTCGATAACGTGCTGGTCGGCGAAGTGAACGAAGTCGCCGGCTACTACACGCTCAGCCTGCAGGTCTCCGACTCGGGCGAGATGGCCATCGTCAACACGTCGCAAGATACGGTCTACTTCGATTATTACGAAATCACCAGCGAGGCCGGATCGCTCGACTTGGCCAACTGGACCAGCCTGCAAGAGTCGGGCCTCGCTGGCACTGGCGGCAATGGCACTGGCAACGGCTGGGAAGAAGGTGGCAACCTGAGCGACTCCGCTCTGAGTGAGCTTTTCCTGCAAGGAGCAACCTCGCTCGCGCCCGGAGAGAGTCTTAGCCTGGGGGCTGCCTATGACGGTCCGACCGAAGACCTGGAGTTCACCTTCGGTCGTTACGGACAGATCGAACTGGTTACTCCCGATGGCGACTACAACGACGACGGAGTGGTCGACATGCAGGACTACGATGCCTGGAAGTCGGCGTTCGGCACCAGCGATGCTGCCACCGATGGCAACGGCGACGGCACCGTGAACCTGGCCGACTACACCATTTGGCGCGACAACCTGGGAGCCGAAGGGGGCATGAGCCCCGTGGGTTACAGCACGCTCTCCGATGGTTTTGTTCATTACCTGCCTTCTGGGGTTTCCGCAGTGAGTGCAACGAATGTGCCTGAACCGGGTACGAGTGTTCTGCTCATCGGCCTGGCAACCCTCGCAGGTGGCACTGTCGTCCGACGTCGTTTTTAG
- a CDS encoding LamG-like jellyroll fold domain-containing protein: MRTQRFLTLACACVAIGMATMATAAVRLDRLYLLGDEDGSGFSPVSPPGTVAELGAKDLVQPDPTFGGSYDSDPFASSGTNTYIDLLTPQALDLTNSLTSSPTYVNVASRPSVPGESGVVGVRFVGSSQQYLSAGALGSPYPKSKALGDPSISVSSSADDGIGSPGTGVKDYSGIRSRGIQFWVMPEAVAAGDQSIISDSNAHGVRIEDGLWTMRYNGVDYASDRDSLAAPTNGEWYHVMQVADRDSNNSVLYVDGNAVALATGNYSFSPGEGFDTLLLGAGDTDTDGTREDFFTGTLDDVKMFVWGTSEATSTNYGTFDLFADNDFIADALSASAGAADVNADGVIDYSNAAGSDLNAFLDGWGTRNRVNGVIVADLSTRLSGDIDLNGKVDLLDLYEINQANSAAGAALLAAIGGGTAVPEPSTIVLGSLALLVVGVARRR; encoded by the coding sequence ATGCGAACTCAACGCTTTCTGACTCTGGCGTGTGCTTGCGTAGCCATCGGCATGGCGACCATGGCCACCGCCGCGGTGCGGTTAGATCGTCTTTACTTGCTCGGCGACGAAGACGGGTCCGGGTTCTCACCGGTCTCGCCCCCGGGCACCGTCGCCGAACTCGGCGCAAAGGACCTGGTTCAGCCCGATCCCACATTTGGTGGATCCTACGATAGCGATCCCTTCGCCAGTTCGGGCACCAACACCTACATCGACTTGCTTACCCCGCAGGCGCTCGACCTTACCAATTCGCTCACCAGCTCGCCGACGTACGTGAACGTCGCCTCGCGCCCCTCGGTTCCTGGCGAATCCGGCGTAGTAGGCGTGCGGTTTGTCGGCAGCAGCCAGCAGTACCTGAGTGCCGGGGCACTCGGCTCGCCCTATCCCAAGAGCAAGGCCCTCGGCGATCCTTCGATCTCGGTTTCCTCCAGTGCCGACGACGGCATCGGCTCGCCCGGCACCGGCGTGAAGGACTACTCCGGCATCCGCTCGCGCGGCATACAGTTCTGGGTGATGCCCGAAGCAGTGGCCGCAGGCGATCAAAGCATCATCAGCGACAGCAACGCCCACGGCGTGCGTATCGAAGACGGTCTGTGGACCATGCGATACAATGGAGTCGACTACGCATCGGACCGCGATTCGCTGGCCGCGCCGACCAACGGAGAGTGGTATCACGTGATGCAAGTCGCGGATCGCGACAGCAACAACAGCGTGCTCTATGTCGATGGCAACGCGGTCGCCCTGGCAACCGGCAACTATTCGTTCAGCCCTGGCGAAGGTTTTGATACTTTGCTCCTGGGTGCCGGCGACACCGATACCGATGGCACCCGCGAAGACTTCTTCACCGGCACGCTCGACGACGTCAAGATGTTCGTGTGGGGCACCTCCGAGGCCACGTCGACCAACTACGGTACCTTCGATCTGTTTGCGGATAACGACTTCATTGCCGACGCCTTGTCGGCCAGCGCCGGGGCTGCCGACGTGAACGCCGATGGTGTCATCGACTACTCCAATGCGGCCGGCAGCGACCTGAATGCATTCCTCGATGGCTGGGGAACCAGGAACCGCGTGAATGGGGTGATCGTCGCCGACCTGTCGACCCGACTGAGCGGCGACATCGACCTTAACGGCAAAGTCGACCTGCTCGACCTTTACGAAATTAACCAAGCCAACTCGGCCGCTGGTGCTGCCTTGTTGGCTGCCATCGGCGGCGGCACCGCCGTTCCAGAACCAAGCACCATCGTGCTTGGCAGCCTGGCACTGTTGGTCGTTGGAGTCGCTCGCCGGCGTTAA
- a CDS encoding DUF1559 domain-containing protein, whose product MDRTKLPKRASYGFTLVELLVVIAIIGILVALLLPAVQAAREAAHRSTCQNNLKQLSLACLNFHDVRGYFPHGARTQEGGMWSYYIMPYIEQEVAQDLVAIADGSWDPEFTPPPCGNSQWALSNPNYTWASLDDCSKNIRACETLLPAFRCPSSAAPNHVWDSSTWPTPWHVVRRVPSSYTASASGLAQNQASVSASSGSMTPTECKSKYSGNSGLHVWGDLDGVMYSWSKVNMAKITDGSSKTTLLGEAWFDAETAGRLSNHNQDRPGVKIDHWYVGSDDIDSYNGMDVSEAMGSTGVPINYYKGFPNNSACESAPFSYTASNPDCHKVQIGFGSDHPGGTHMAMCDGSVDYFNEDIDPAVWSASGTRASQTIADMCYANVSSGGGGGGR is encoded by the coding sequence ATGGATCGAACCAAGCTGCCGAAACGCGCCAGCTACGGGTTTACGCTCGTGGAACTGCTGGTTGTGATTGCGATCATCGGAATCCTGGTTGCCTTGTTGTTGCCTGCAGTACAAGCTGCCCGCGAGGCAGCCCACCGCTCCACCTGTCAGAACAATCTCAAGCAACTCTCTTTGGCGTGCTTGAACTTCCACGATGTGCGTGGCTACTTCCCGCATGGGGCTCGCACCCAGGAAGGCGGTATGTGGTCGTACTACATTATGCCGTACATCGAACAGGAGGTGGCTCAAGACCTGGTCGCCATCGCCGATGGCAGTTGGGATCCGGAGTTCACACCTCCTCCATGCGGCAACAGTCAGTGGGCGCTTTCGAACCCAAATTACACCTGGGCATCGCTCGACGATTGCAGCAAGAACATTCGCGCCTGCGAAACCCTGCTGCCTGCTTTCCGTTGTCCTTCGTCGGCCGCTCCCAACCATGTGTGGGACTCCAGCACCTGGCCCACTCCCTGGCACGTCGTGCGTCGCGTTCCGAGCAGCTACACCGCGTCGGCTTCCGGCTTGGCTCAAAACCAGGCCAGCGTTTCGGCCAGCAGCGGCAGCATGACTCCCACGGAATGCAAGTCCAAGTACTCTGGCAACTCCGGGCTGCATGTGTGGGGTGACCTCGACGGAGTGATGTATTCGTGGAGCAAGGTGAATATGGCCAAGATCACCGACGGTAGTTCGAAGACCACCCTGCTCGGCGAAGCCTGGTTTGATGCCGAAACCGCCGGTCGCTTGTCGAATCACAACCAGGACCGTCCTGGCGTGAAGATCGACCACTGGTACGTTGGTAGCGACGACATCGACAGCTACAACGGCATGGACGTCTCCGAGGCCATGGGCTCGACCGGCGTGCCGATCAACTACTACAAGGGCTTTCCGAACAACAGCGCTTGCGAGTCGGCTCCGTTCAGCTATACCGCTTCGAACCCCGACTGCCATAAGGTGCAGATCGGCTTTGGTAGCGATCACCCAGGCGGCACCCACATGGCCATGTGCGACGGTTCGGTCGACTACTTCAACGAGGACATCGACCCCGCAGTTTGGTCGGCCTCAGGCACTCGCGCCAGCCAAACAATCGCTGATATGTGCTATGCGAACGTTTCGTCCGGCGGCGGTGGCGGCGGTCGTTAA
- a CDS encoding outer membrane protein assembly factor BamD: MRRPGYLTCIVTVGLLASLAVGCKSSSDPPDFGNAGELYMEAQKALNSGDTEQAITLLSQSIEADPMVWAYRDRAWLYAKADRDDDAKADIEKGMELSPGDYELTWLQGELAKPKGKRQLDKRPQATK; encoded by the coding sequence ATGCGAAGGCCTGGCTATCTCACTTGTATTGTGACCGTGGGGCTGCTCGCGAGTCTAGCTGTTGGGTGTAAATCGAGTTCTGATCCACCCGACTTTGGCAACGCTGGCGAGCTTTACATGGAAGCGCAGAAGGCGCTCAACTCGGGCGACACCGAGCAAGCGATCACGCTGCTCTCGCAGTCGATCGAAGCCGATCCAATGGTCTGGGCGTATCGCGATCGAGCCTGGCTGTATGCGAAAGCCGACCGCGACGACGACGCGAAAGCCGACATTGAAAAGGGGATGGAACTAAGCCCCGGCGATTACGAGCTCACCTGGCTGCAAGGCGAACTGGCGAAGCCGAAGGGAAAACGACAACTGGACAAACGCCCGCAAGCTACTAAGTAG
- a CDS encoding tetratricopeptide repeat-containing sulfotransferase family protein produces MTKKQKKTRLKKHAAQSRSTATSQAAAATAVGDLPILQQARALWAGNRLFHALALFERAVAEHPHHLLAVVDASRALGECYRIPRALHLLQDAQQHLGNNAQGWFLVGQSYRILRHPTEAIRCLKRAVQLDPAHLDAWLELALLHEHAGELDAALEATHARLRLQPDDPETLVVRGRILRRQGSHEQAIELLTKVAQAERPHWLTRSRAYSELARTLDARQLYSQAWQAAVEGKHLGRKHAREYREHRHQQRTTHQQLLESFDESHLRAWQESVSDPQASRTMLLSGLPRSGTTLLETILSRHSQIVTADEWNAFSRFMIPMMLSDIPLAELEIDVLSGIADDKLHELRDTYRSFLLAALGASPDADPLLVDKNPSLLPVLPTYLRLMPRAPLAIMLRDPRDVLISCFMTFSPLNDFSVDFVDPDSAAQRVNDDLMNWHSLRERLAGGWAEIRYEQLVTDPAQAVAPVLKQFGVTAEPTMFDTRTPAADLHISAPTYAEATMPIYRTANQRWRNYQAELEPLLATLEPAIEAHGYA; encoded by the coding sequence ATGACAAAGAAGCAAAAGAAAACGCGACTCAAGAAGCACGCCGCCCAATCGCGTTCCACGGCAACATCGCAAGCGGCTGCTGCGACTGCTGTCGGCGATCTTCCCATCCTGCAACAAGCACGGGCGTTGTGGGCAGGCAATCGGCTGTTTCACGCACTCGCATTGTTCGAACGCGCAGTCGCTGAGCATCCGCACCACTTGCTCGCCGTGGTCGATGCCAGTCGCGCACTCGGCGAGTGCTATCGCATTCCGCGGGCGTTGCACTTGCTGCAAGACGCACAGCAGCATCTCGGCAATAACGCCCAGGGCTGGTTTCTCGTTGGGCAGAGCTACCGTATCCTGCGACATCCTACCGAAGCGATTCGTTGCCTCAAGCGAGCGGTGCAGCTCGATCCAGCCCATCTCGACGCCTGGCTCGAACTGGCTTTGCTGCACGAACACGCAGGAGAACTGGATGCCGCGCTCGAGGCCACCCATGCCCGCTTGCGACTGCAGCCCGACGATCCCGAAACGCTGGTCGTCCGCGGACGTATTCTCCGCCGACAAGGCTCGCACGAGCAGGCTATCGAGCTGCTCACGAAGGTCGCCCAAGCGGAGCGGCCGCACTGGCTCACTCGCAGTCGCGCTTACAGCGAACTCGCCCGCACGCTCGATGCGCGCCAGTTGTACTCTCAGGCCTGGCAAGCCGCCGTAGAGGGCAAGCACCTCGGCCGTAAGCACGCCAGAGAGTACCGCGAGCATCGCCATCAACAGCGAACCACTCATCAGCAACTCCTCGAGTCGTTCGACGAATCGCATCTGCGAGCCTGGCAAGAGTCGGTCAGCGACCCGCAAGCGAGTCGCACGATGCTGCTTTCCGGACTCCCCCGCAGCGGCACCACCCTGCTTGAGACGATCCTGTCCCGCCATTCGCAAATCGTAACCGCCGACGAGTGGAACGCATTCTCGCGCTTCATGATTCCCATGATGCTCAGCGACATCCCCCTCGCCGAACTGGAGATCGACGTGCTCTCGGGCATTGCAGACGACAAGCTCCACGAGCTTCGCGACACGTACCGCTCGTTTCTCCTAGCCGCCTTGGGCGCTTCACCCGACGCCGACCCGCTGCTGGTCGACAAGAATCCGTCGCTGCTGCCGGTGCTACCGACGTACCTGCGACTGATGCCGCGAGCCCCGCTCGCGATCATGCTCCGCGATCCCCGCGACGTGCTGATAAGTTGTTTCATGACCTTTAGTCCTCTTAATGATTTCAGCGTTGATTTTGTCGACCCCGATTCTGCCGCCCAACGAGTGAACGACGACCTGATGAACTGGCACTCGCTTCGCGAACGCTTAGCAGGCGGGTGGGCGGAGATCCGCTACGAGCAGCTGGTCACCGATCCGGCGCAAGCCGTCGCTCCAGTGCTGAAGCAGTTCGGTGTGACCGCGGAGCCAACGATGTTCGACACGCGCACCCCCGCAGCCGACCTGCACATCAGCGCCCCCACGTACGCCGAAGCGACGATGCCGATCTATCGGACCGCCAACCAGCGGTGGCGAAACTACCAAGCCGAACTCGAACCACTGCTGGCAACCCTCGAACCAGCCATAGAAGCCCACGGGTACGCCTAA
- a CDS encoding DUF2177 family protein gives MPVLPAFWVVAMVGCRIASTMLHLSNRHLSIFTLMLLYLKIYAVALVTFLAIDIVWLAAVARGFYQKHLGYLLAEQPNLYAAGVFYLLFVAGMVVFATMPALAAGSFWRALALGAFFGLVTYATYDLTNQATVKQWPWIVTAIDLTWGAFISATVSTVGYFAGRWLG, from the coding sequence ATGCCGGTTCTGCCCGCGTTTTGGGTGGTTGCCATGGTCGGTTGTCGCATCGCGTCTACAATGCTGCACCTGTCGAATCGCCACCTCTCCATTTTCACGCTCATGTTGCTCTATCTGAAAATCTACGCTGTTGCCCTGGTAACGTTCCTGGCGATCGATATCGTCTGGCTGGCGGCCGTCGCTCGCGGGTTCTATCAAAAGCACCTGGGCTACTTACTGGCCGAACAGCCGAACCTCTACGCGGCCGGCGTGTTTTACCTGCTGTTCGTCGCGGGGATGGTGGTGTTCGCAACGATGCCAGCCCTGGCGGCCGGGTCGTTCTGGAGGGCGCTCGCGCTAGGTGCCTTCTTCGGCCTAGTGACTTACGCCACGTACGATCTCACGAACCAGGCTACGGTAAAACAATGGCCATGGATCGTGACCGCCATCGACCTGACGTGGGGCGCGTTCATTTCGGCCACGGTAAGCACGGTCGGATATTTCGCTGGACGGTGGCTCGGCTAG
- a CDS encoding glycoside hydrolase family protein, translating to MFTETEGSRKAIGDVDILYHEGLYHLFHLVLPNHDFIAHAVSTDAINWRRVNNALFIGDPGSWDDLMLWTMSVSPDPHQPNRWRMFYTGLSRREQGDVQRIGLAVSDDLYHWRKTPVNWFDHRGAHDPPLVRQARQMALEQPLSCRHAPIDTASDLPLEPSPEFYESTVDEGREWVSFRDPYYYREGDRGWLIMAARTKEGPVVRRGCVGVMEEVAPGKFEARPPLHHPGLYDDIEVPNLLKIEEEYYLIGSLREDAKIRYWHTSKIGSPWRSYYDNVLLAQGNYAARVCQDDKGWLLWNFFSLGGPDRTSNNLMPPPKRLSRASNGLLRAITYEGFDNWIGRRIDASRIRPLRDYTGEQHITVESNAFDLACEAGYQVFVFDGSLESARLSAKIDLCGLGKCGIVFRVNPETQDGYYLSLDLLKGIAQLRSWQTGQPGTGEHMMQFRTLQGGNWYSETPGKAELTLIAFGHYLELSVDGRVILTLADSTFTEGLFGVYLESSRMRMYDVEFHEMYSPQQSVQHLVTG from the coding sequence GTGTTTACTGAAACTGAAGGCAGCCGCAAGGCGATTGGCGACGTCGATATTCTGTACCACGAGGGTCTGTACCATCTGTTCCATCTGGTGCTGCCGAATCACGACTTTATCGCCCACGCGGTGAGCACCGACGCTATCAACTGGCGGCGCGTGAACAACGCTCTGTTCATCGGCGATCCCGGTTCGTGGGACGACCTGATGCTGTGGACCATGTCGGTCTCGCCCGATCCGCATCAGCCGAATCGCTGGCGAATGTTCTACACTGGTTTGTCGCGCCGCGAGCAAGGCGACGTCCAGCGCATCGGCCTGGCGGTAAGCGACGATCTGTATCACTGGCGAAAGACTCCCGTCAATTGGTTCGACCACCGAGGGGCACACGATCCGCCGCTGGTGCGTCAAGCGCGTCAGATGGCACTCGAGCAACCGTTGAGTTGCCGCCATGCGCCGATCGATACCGCGAGCGATCTGCCGCTGGAACCGTCGCCGGAGTTCTACGAGTCGACCGTCGACGAAGGTCGCGAGTGGGTGAGTTTCCGCGATCCGTATTACTATCGCGAAGGGGATCGCGGGTGGCTGATCATGGCCGCCCGCACGAAGGAAGGCCCTGTGGTGCGTCGCGGCTGTGTCGGGGTGATGGAGGAAGTCGCCCCCGGTAAGTTCGAAGCCCGCCCGCCGCTGCATCATCCCGGCTTGTACGACGACATCGAGGTGCCGAACCTGCTGAAGATCGAGGAGGAGTACTACCTGATCGGCAGCCTGCGCGAGGACGCGAAGATTCGCTACTGGCATACCAGCAAAATTGGCTCGCCATGGCGGAGCTATTACGACAACGTGCTGCTTGCCCAAGGCAACTACGCCGCACGGGTGTGTCAGGACGACAAAGGCTGGCTGCTCTGGAACTTCTTCTCGCTTGGCGGGCCCGACCGCACTTCGAACAATTTGATGCCACCACCGAAGCGATTGAGTCGAGCCAGCAACGGCTTGCTTCGCGCGATCACCTACGAGGGATTTGACAATTGGATCGGCCGGCGAATCGATGCCAGCCGCATCCGCCCGCTCCGCGATTACACGGGCGAGCAGCACATTACCGTTGAGAGCAACGCGTTTGATTTGGCGTGCGAAGCTGGTTATCAGGTGTTTGTATTCGATGGCAGCTTGGAGTCGGCAAGACTTAGTGCCAAGATCGATCTGTGCGGGCTCGGCAAGTGTGGCATCGTGTTCCGAGTCAATCCCGAAACCCAGGACGGCTACTACCTTTCGCTCGACCTGCTCAAAGGCATCGCCCAGCTCCGCTCCTGGCAAACCGGCCAGCCCGGCACCGGCGAGCACATGATGCAGTTCCGCACCTTGCAGGGGGGCAACTGGTACAGCGAAACTCCCGGCAAGGCCGAGCTTACGCTGATTGCTTTCGGGCATTACCTGGAGCTTTCGGTGGACGGGCGGGTGATTCTGACGCTGGCCGATTCGACCTTCACCGAAGGGCTGTTCGGCGTCTATTTGGAGTCGTCTCGCATGCGAATGTACGACGTTGAATTCCACGAAATGTACAGCCCCCAGCAGTCGGTGCAACATCTTGTGACTGGCTAG
- a CDS encoding 6TM ABC transporter family protein produces MDQPEVVKKLSIMVWLLAANMIAVVVLGAGLVFGLLPKIERAVQSVERVESRFGNFADKVQPVVTAGAGKAIETIKKVDSDKLSETATEKTDQVIEAAAERAKRLFNRDKEPETVEAE; encoded by the coding sequence ATGGACCAACCCGAAGTTGTCAAAAAGCTCTCCATCATGGTGTGGCTGCTGGCCGCTAACATGATTGCAGTGGTGGTGCTCGGAGCCGGGCTCGTGTTTGGGCTGCTGCCGAAGATCGAGCGGGCGGTGCAATCGGTCGAGCGAGTCGAGTCGCGTTTTGGTAACTTTGCCGACAAGGTGCAGCCGGTTGTCACCGCGGGTGCTGGTAAGGCAATCGAAACCATCAAGAAGGTCGACTCCGACAAGTTGTCGGAAACCGCGACCGAAAAAACCGATCAAGTGATCGAAGCCGCCGCCGAACGTGCGAAGCGACTCTTTAATCGCGACAAAGAGCCCGAAACGGTCGAAGCGGAATAG